One genomic window of Cololabis saira isolate AMF1-May2022 chromosome 3, fColSai1.1, whole genome shotgun sequence includes the following:
- the LOC133425445 gene encoding hepcidin-like produces the protein MKTFTVAVAVAVVLTIVYFQEGSALPAKKVKDLMEAVADGSLVAAEEEMPLDSWKFAYQVRQTHGRPRCRYCCGCCPSMRRCGLCCRS, from the exons ATGAAGACTTTCACCGTTGCAGTTGCAGTGGCCGTCGTGCTCACAATTGTCTATTTTCAGGAGGGCTCTGCTCTCCCAGCCAAGAAG GTGAAGGACCTGATGGAGGCAGTGGCTGACGGCAGTCTGGTTGCTGCTGAGGAAGAGATGCCATTGGATTCATGGAAG TTTGCTTATCAAGTCAGGCAGACACATGGGCGTCCACGCTGCCGTTATTGCTGCGGCTGCTGCCCAAGCATGAGACGCTGTGGACTTTGCTGCAGGTCCTGA